Proteins from a single region of Punica granatum isolate Tunisia-2019 chromosome 8, ASM765513v2, whole genome shotgun sequence:
- the LOC116187811 gene encoding plant intracellular Ras-group-related LRR protein 4-like, producing the protein MKLPDSIGDLKSLVELSISMKEIAELPERIGNLKKLEVIKMLGCSVTKLSDSVGNLKSLVELNISLSQIAELPNTLSHSKKLVFKMKDCGITRLLDLIGGPQVAEAGKVNAEHGDYFLQGCRKMRLESDREAQEEAR; encoded by the exons ATGAAGCTCCCGGATTCTATCGGGGATCTGAAATCGTTGGTCGAGTTGAGTATTTCAATGAAGGAAATTGCTGAACTGCCCGAGAGAATTgggaacttgaagaagctggAAGTGATCAAAATGTTAGGTTGTTCAGTTACAAAGCTCTCGGATTCTGTTGGGAATCTGAAATCGCTTGTTGAGTTGAACATTTCACTTTCACAAATTGCTGAGCTGCCTAACACTCTTAGTCATTCAAAGAAACTAGTGTTTAAAATGAAAGATTGTGGTATTACGAGGCTTCTGGATTTAATTGGGGGACCTCAAGTTGCTG AAGCTGGAAAAGTCAATGCCGAGCATGGCGATTACTTCCTACAGGGGTGTAGGAAGATGAGGCTTGAGAGCGATAGAGAAGCACAAGAGGAAGCTCGGTAG
- the LOC116187972 gene encoding TMV resistance protein N-like — MAPKRKRTSGTSYQVFLSFRGPDTRQGFTDVLYWALTDAGIHVFRDNEEIRKGEDIGEEILRAIEESRIFVPIFSTNYASSKWCLIELAKMFESKKASIGKKIILPIFYDVGARDVKLKTELYKGALLIHGEKCSHREVKQWKMALRKAGTIKGWELKDTGYGEFARSFARVVSMKLKVKHKCVTDYLVQRDDQVEALMELLDIESSDVRFVGIHGMGGIGKTTLAKLVFNKLCDRFDSCSFLADVRESSRQHKGIELLQKKLLGDLGLRLGEIMDVDDGIIRMRERLAHKKVLIVLDDVDHSNQIQNLAGDASWFGSGSRILITTRDQSVLEIRRQRVHILEVEKMNPEEALRLFSLHAFDKDSPPNRYLTLTQKAVASSGRLPLALKLIGSLLRDKRSKEWVDTIKRLERILHPDVQQILAVV, encoded by the exons ATGGCTCCGAAGAGGAAGAGAACATCCGGAACAAGCTACCAGGTCTTCCTGAGCTTCAGAGGACCCGACACCCGTCAGGGTTTCACGGATGTCCTGTATTGGGCTCTCACAGATGCAGGAATACATGTCTTCAGGGATAATGAGGAGATCCGGAAAGGCGAGGATATTGGTGAAGAAATCCTGAGAGCCATCGAGGAATCCAGGATCTTCGTGCCAATCTTCTCCACCAACTATGCTTCCAGTAAGTGGTGCCTGATCGAACTCGCCAAGATGTTCGAGTCCAAGAAGGCATCGATTGGCAAGAAGATCATTCTGCCCATTTTCTATGACGTGGGCGCCCGGGATGTCAAGCTTAAGACGGAGTTGTACAAAGGTGCTCTGTTGATACACGGGGAGAAGTGCAGTCACAGAGAAGTGAAGCAATGGAAGATGGCTCTTCGAAAAGCTGGAACAATCAAGGGATGGGAACTGAAGGATACAGG CTATGGAGAATTTGCTAGGTCCTTTGCCAGAGTGGTTTCCATGAAGTTGAAGGTGAAACATAAATGTGTGACGGACTATCTAGTTCAAAGGGATGATCAAGTGGAAGCTCTCATGGAGCTTTTAGATATTGAATCATCTGACGTACGTTTTGTTGGGATCCATGGGATGGGCGGTATTGGGAAAACTACTCTAGCCAAGCTTGTCTTCAATAAGCTCTGCGATCGTTTTGATAGTTGTAGCTTCCTTGCTGATGTTCGAGAATCAAGCCGGCAGCATAAGGGTATTGAACTTTTGCAGAAAAAACTGTTGGGCGATCTTGGTCTCCGATTAGGGGAAATTATGGATGTGGATGATGGGATCATAAGGATGAGAGAAAGACTTGCCCATAAGAAAGTTCTAATTGTTCTTGATGATGTAGATCACAGTAATCAGATCCAGAATCTAGCAGGGGATGCTAGTTGGTTCGGTTCTGGAAGCAGAATTCTTATCACTACTCGGGACCAGAGTGTTCTAGAGATCAGACGGCAGAGAGTTCACATTTTGGAAGTGGAGAAAATGAATCCTGAAGAAGCTCTTCGACTTTTCAGCTTGCATGCCTTTGACAAGGACTCCCCTCCGAACCGCTACCTCACACTCACACAGAAGGCTGTTGCAAGTAGCGGCCGACTTCCTTTGGCTTTGAAGCTCATAGGTTCGCTTCTTCGGGACAAGCGTAGTAAAGAATGGGTTGACACAATCAAGAGGTTGGAGAGGATACTTCACCCAGATGTCCAACAAATCCTTGCTGTTGTTTGA